In Mycobacterium sp. 050128, the genomic window GATGAACAGCACTCCGCCCATCGCTCGTTTGATCACTTCCTTGGTCTTGGGCGCGGTGTGTCCGATGTATTCGCCTACGAGATCGTCGCGGGTCACGCTCACGAGATGTCCCCGGCGTAGGTATCCCAGTCTGTGAAGCAGGTCGGCCATTCTGAGCGCCACGGTCGTCTTTCCGGTGCCGGGATTGCCGGTGAAGCACATGTGCAACGTGGGCTGTGGTGCGGTGAGACCGTAGCGCGCACGCGTCTGATCGACGAGCAGCAACGCAGCGATCTCCGCGATCCGGGTCTTGACCGGTGTAAGGCCCACGAGCTCGGTGTCGAGTTTAGCCAGCACGTCATCGACCCCGGCGTCACGACGCGCAGCTGCCAGGTCCACTACCGAATGCGGTGGCAGCACGGCCGTTTTCGCTAGATCAAGATCTGCATCCGGTGACGGACCGGATTGACCGGGGGTGAAACCGAAAGAACGGCGGACTATTTCGGTCGCTTGCTGTGTCATCGACCCCCCCGGAGTGCCGTGCCCAATCGTTCAGTCATAGCACGCATGCTGCCACTCAAATGTGAAGATGTCTATTGAGAATCAGTCGTGCAAACTATACCAAATACTTAACATCCTCACCCCGTGCATCCACCCCATGGGTGAGGCCTGACGGCAGCGCTGGTCTCTATCGTTGTGCGGTCAGACGTGCGACTCACTGGGCGGGAGTTATGGTCGTGCCCAACTGGATGCCTCGTTGGAAGCTCTTGGGACAGCTTGAGCGCCGCGTGATGGAGCAGTTGTGGAGCAGCTCAGAGCCGCAGACAGTACGTCAGGTGCACGCCGCCCTCTCAATGAGTCGCGATCTCGCCTATACCACCGCTATGACGGTCTTGCGCCGGCTGGCCGACAAGGGGCTTGTCCTCCAGCAGCGCGATGACCGCGCGCACCGCTACGTGGCGGTGCGAAGCCGCGATGAGTTGGTCGCCGAATTGATGTTGGATGTGTTCGACCAGCTTGCCGATTCGGGGGACCGACGCGCCGTTCTGGTTCAATTCGTCGAAAGCGTCCGGACAGAGGACGCGCATGCGCTGCAGAGCGCGCTCGATGAACTGGAAATCAGGCACGCATCGGCGGGAGCGGGATCGCCGCGGTGACCGACGTGCCCGAACCGGGCCTGGACCGAATATGGAGGCGTCCGCCGACGAGTTCGGCGCGTTCTGACATAGACAGCAGGCCGTACCCGCGTGTCTCGTCGTTCCCCAACGGATGCTCAAATGTATCGAAACCGATTCCGTCGTCGATGATTTCGAGTCGCGCGGTGTCGTCGTCTACAGCGAAGACAAGTCGCGCCAGCGAGGCGTTGGCGTGCTTCACGACGTTCTGCAGGCACTCCTGCGCAATCCGGTAGAGGGCGAGTTCGATGTGCTCGGGCAGCCGGGTATCGGCCAGGTCGACGTCGAGCTGGATTTGGGGGATCGCACGTGCGAGGCTAGCCAGTCCGCCGGCAAGACCGAGATCGTCGAGCACGGGTGGCCGTAGGCCGCCAATGGCGGCGCGAGCCTCCTGAAGGGTTAGCACGACCAATTCACGTGCGGCCTCCAGCTGGACGGAGGCCTCGGCCGGATCGTTGCCCACTGCCCGCGCCGCCGCATCCAGACGGTAAGACAGGGTGATGAGTCGCTGCGAAATCCCGTCGTGGATGTCGCCTGCCAGGCGCCGCCGCTCAATCTCTTGCGCCTCGATGACCTGCTCGACGAAGTTTTCGTGGGTGCGTTCTCTGACTACCAATTGGCGATGCAGCCTCGCCTGGTGCAGTGCACCTGCGATTAGGCGCCCGATCACCAGCAGTAGCTCGACATCGCCGGACGTGAATTCGCGACGCTTTACGGTGTGTACGGTCAGCTCTCCGACAAGTCCGCCGGGGTCGGTTTCCATGGGTACCGAAACCATGGATGTGAAATTCGAATCGTCCAAGTCGTCGACGCGAAGGTATCGCGGATCGGACTCTTTGCGCTCGGTGATCACGACCGGTTCGCGATGGCTGGCCACCCACCCCGAGATGCCCGATCCCAGCGGCAGCCGGATCTGCCCGACTTGACGGTCGAACGGCGGGGTGGCGCCTGCCAGTGTCAGAGACCGGTCGGTGTCGTCGAGCACGTACACAAAACAGACATCGGTGCCAGTCGCGTCGGTGATCATGCGCGCCGCAGCAGCGGCCAGTGGCTCGACCCCAGGCCCGCTCGATGCCGCCTGGATCAGTTCGCGCAGCAGCGCCAGCTCGCGGTCTGCCTCGACGAGATCGCGGACGGCATTTGCTCGTTCGTTTCGGCCGGCCGCCGGTGTGGGCGCGACTTTGCTCACTGGTAGATACCTTCGCGGAGCGCTGTGGCCACGGCACTGGTCCGGTCGCTCACCCCGAGCTTGCGGTAAATGGACCTCAGGTGGCTCTTGACGGTCTCGTCGCCGATCACCAGTTTGTTGGCGATGCCGCGGTTCGACAGCCCGGTCACCATGAATGACAGGATCTCGCTTTCCCGCTGCGTCAGACCCTGTCGGGCGCCCGGCCAGAACTCGTCGCGCTGCAACCGGGAGGCGGTATCCACGGCGCGCGCGGCCAGCCCGGGATCGATGGCGGTCTCGCCGTTGCGCACCGACTCCAACTGCCGAATCAGGTCGTCACTGCTGATGCTTTTCAGAAGATAGCCCGATGCGCCCACACGCAACGACTGAAAGAGGTACTGCTCGTCGTCGTAGACCGACAGCATCACCACTTTGCGGTTGGGATCCTGTTGGCGCAGCAGCAAACACAAATCGAGGCCGCTGGAACCTTGCATACGTACGTCGCAGAGCACAACGTCGGGATCGAGGCTGTCGACAACGCTTACCGCCTGTTCTACGCCGACAGCCTGTCCCACGACTCGCACCCTGCTGCTAAAACCGGCGAGCATCGCCTTGAGACCTTCGATGACCATCTCGTGGTCATCGACCAGCACAAGGCGTACTGGACCCGTGGCCGCCGACATCATGGCTACACCATAGAGGCCACCACCGCGCAGTCATATGGCTTTTCCTGAGTGCGGTCGCGGATAACCCGCTCAATCCCCCTGGCAGGGGGAACGGATGTGGGAGTCGCCGCTTTAGCATCGCTGCCAACAACTAGGAGGTTGGATGAACACGCGCGTGCCGACCCTCGTCGCGTCAGTTCTGCCTGCGGACTTCTCGGATCTAGGACACGAAGTCCGGCAGTTGGAGAAGGCAGGGGTGGACCGAATTCAGTGGGACGTGATGGACGGCCGTTTCGTCCCAAATCTCACCTTTGGCCCTGACGTCATCGCCGCCAATCGCGACCATGTGTCGATGGGTTTCGAGGCACATTTGATGGTGGAGGACCCCGACCCGATGTTGCACCGGTGGATCGAAGCGGGTTGTGAACTCGTCATCGTTCACGCCGAGGCCACTCGGCACCTGCATCGAACTCTCGCGGCCATAGCCGACCTCGGTGCGCGCGCCGGCGTCGCTCTCAACCCCGCCACTCCACTGGAAGCGGTGACCAACGTGCTCGATCTCGTCGATCTCCTTCTGGTGATGACGGTGAACCCTGGATTCGGCGGACAGCGGTATCTGGCAACCATGGAAAGTAAGATCTCCGCCGCGCGTAGCGAGATCGACCGGCGCGGACTGGATATCGAATTGGAGGTCGACGGCGGTATCACCGCCGCGACCATAGGTGCGGCGGCACGAGCGGGGTCGGATGTCTTCTGCGCCGGCTCGGCGCTGTTAACCGGACAAGGCGACCTCGCCGACCGCGCGGAAGCCCTGCGCGCCGCTGCGGTGGCGGAAATGGAGAAGCGATGAGCTTGGCGCAGAGCGCAGCTGGCAGCCTTGAGGCATTGACCGAGGAAGTTGACCGGTTGGCAGTCACGACACTGCGGTTCTTGGCTGCTGACGCGGTGCAGTCCGCGAACAGTGGCCATCCGGGACTGCCGCTTGGAGCCGCCCCGGCGGCGTGGGTGCTCTGGTCGCGGCACCTACGCCACGACCCAGCAGATCCCCAGTGGCCTGATCGGGATCGGTTCGTTCTGTCTGCAGGTCACGGTTCGGCGCTGTTGTACGCCTTGTTGCACGTGTTCGGTTATGACCTGTCGCTCGCCGAGCTCGAGCAGTTCCGACAACTCGGCTCGCGTACACCTGGGCACCCGGAGTACGGGGTGACGCCGGGCGTCGAAACCACGACCGGACCGCTGGGACAGGGACTGGCGAACGCGGTGGGGATGGCTCTTGCCGAGAGGATGCTCGCGGCGCGCTGCAACACCGGTGAGCATCGTGTTGTCGACCACCGCACCTGGGTGCTGGCCGGTGACGGTGATTTGATGGAGGGCATCAGCCACGAAGCCGCGTCGCTGGCCGGACGGCTTGGGCTTGGACGCTTGACCGTCATCTTCGACGACAACAACGTCACGATCGACGGTCCGGCCGACGTCAGTTGTGCCGATGACGCGATCGGCCGGTTCGCCGCATACGGGTGGCACACGCTGTCCGTGGACGACGGCAACGACGTCGCCAGCATTGATCGGGCGCTGGCCGAAGCTCGTGCCGTCGAGTCGGCTCCCACGTTCATCAAGGTGCGCACGACGATCGGGTACGGTGCGCCCGGGCTCGAGGGAACCTCGAAAGTGCATGGCAGTCCGCTGGGCGTTGAGACCATCGCCGCGATGCGCGACAACGCGGACTGGCCCGCGACGGCGTTCTATGTTCCGGGCAACCTGCGCTCCGCGATGGCCGTCCTGGCAGCGGAAGGCGCTGCGGCGCGGACGGAATGGGTTCGCGCATACGCCAACTGGGCTGCCGATCACCCGCAGCTGGCCGTCGACTTCCCGCTTAATCGAGTGCCCTCCCCGCCCGGCACGGAAGTCCTTGCGCCGCTGATCGATGCGGCGCCGACGGGCCGGCTTGCCACACGCCAGGCGTCGGGTGCCGCGCTGAATGCTCTCGCCCCCGAATACCCCGCCCTGGTTGGGGGTTCGGCGGACCTGGCAGCTTCCACCAACACAGCCATTCCCGGCGGGCAGGTGAGCGCCGGCGACTATGCCGGTCGCACAATCAATTTCGGCATCCGTGAGCATGCAATGGCGGCGGTCATGAACGGCATGTCGGTACACGGCGGCCTACGGCCCTTCGGTAGCACATTTCTCGTCTTCTCCGATTACCTGCGGCCTGCGTTGCGGTTGTCCGCTCTTATGGAGCAGCCCGTCGTGTACGTCTTTACGCACGATTCAATCTACGTGGGGGAAGACGGCCCGACGCATCAGCCGATCGAGCAGATCGAATCAATGCGCCTGATTCCCGGGCTGACTGTGCTGCGGCCCGCAGACGCTGCCGAAACCGCGTTGGCCTGGGACATCGCCCTACGGAACCTGTCGGGTCCCACGGCTCTCGTCTTGACCAGGCAGAACCTTCCAGCGCTCAGTGGTGATCTGTCGAGCGTTCGCGAGCGCGGATTCCGGGTAGTACGCGATGCCAAGAACGACCCTGCTGTCTTGATCGCCGCCAGTGGGTCAGAAGTGTCGCTCGCCCTGGACGCGGCCGAGCTGCTGGCGGCTCGGGGTGTGGATGCCGCGGTCATCTCGGTTATGTGGCGAGAACGGTTGCAAATGGCGCTATCTGGTGATCCGTGCTTGTGGCAAGACGTCCCGGTGGTGTGGGCCGAAGCCGGGGTTGCAACCGGGTGGCGCGCGATCGCGCGTGACCGGGACGAGGTCGTGGGGTTGAGTCGGTTCGGCGAAAGCGGGCCAGGCCCGCAGGTGGCTGCTCATCTGGGCTTGACGCCGACTGCGATCGCCAATGCCGCCTTCACCGCCCTTGGTTATACGCCCAGTTGGGAGTGATTGGTTAGGTTGCCCGAGAAGAGCTTCCGGATAGGTCGCGCGTCTGGTGAACGTCACCGACCCGTCATGTTGGCGGTCGCCGGTGACAGTGGGGCGGGCAAGACCACGGTCACCTCCGGTGTGGTAGAGGCTCTGGGGCGAGATCGGTGCGTTTCGATATCCACCGACGACTATCAACGATTCGATCGCGAGGAGCGGAGAGACAAGCCATTCACGTCGCTACATCCCGACTGCAGCTACGTCGCGATCCTCGAACAGCATCTGCAATTGCTCGCCACGGGTCAACCGGTGCTAAAACCGGTTTACGAGCACTCGACCGGTCGCCGGATGCGCCCTGCGCTCGTCGAGCCCAATGATTTCATCATCGTGCACGGTGTGCTGCCGTTGCACAGCAAGCTTGCGCGCGCCTGTTTCGATGTCGCGGTGTTCCTCGATACGCCGGAGGACGTACGACGTGACTGGAAGATGAAGCGCGACACCGCGCTGTGGGGATGCTGTCCGGATCAGGTGACCGCCGAAATCGAAGCCAGCCAAGCCGAATACGTACAATTCATCGAGCCGCAACGAGCACACGCCGACATCGTCGTTGGCTTCGCTCCGATCCCGTCGCGTGCGGATCCGCCGGAGACGCCGCTTTCGGTCGAGGTGTTGTTGCGCCCAACCATTCGTCAGCCCGACCTGACTGATATCTTGCGGCCCGACCTGACTCATACGGCTCATCTTCGACTTGGCCGCGATACCGATGGCAGACCCGTCGACAGCCTGCACATCCATGGGTATGCCACACCGGAAGAAAACGCGGCTGCTGAGAAGATCTTTTGGCACGCGCTGGGGGACCCGAGCACCGACGTGCCGGCCTGCCTTGGCCTGATCTCCCCAGGGGTCCGGAGCACCCCGTTGGCGATGACGCAGATACTCCTGCTACACCATGTGATTCATGGACCGCGATAGCGTCGCACGCGCCGAATCCTTGGCGGCGGTGATCTTCGATGTAGATGGCACCCTGTCCGACACGGAGCGCGACGGCCACCGGCCGGCATTCAATGAGGCGTTTGCAGTTCACGGACTTGAAATCAATTGGAGTGTTGAGGAATACGGACGGCTCCTGAAGATCACCGGTGGTCGGCGCCGTATCGCGGCTTCCCTGCGGGAGCATGGCTTTGGCGAACTGGCCGATGACTTGGCTGCCGACATTCATCGGACTAAGACGGAGCTGTTTCGGGAGCGAGTCGTTTCCGGCGATTTGACGCCGCGCCCGGGACTAGTGGATCTGGTAGGAAGCCTAGCCCATGAGGGGATTCGGGTGGCCATCGCCACCACTGGGCGGAGGGCGTGGGTGGAACCGCTAGTAGGTCGGCTCCTTGGTAGCGACGTAGCGGAGACGATCGTGACTGGCGACGACGTTAGTCGGTTGAAGCCCGACCCCGAGGTTTATCAGATCGCGTTGCAAAGG contains:
- a CDS encoding response regulator transcription factor, which gives rise to MSAATGPVRLVLVDDHEMVIEGLKAMLAGFSSRVRVVGQAVGVEQAVSVVDSLDPDVVLCDVRMQGSSGLDLCLLLRQQDPNRKVVMLSVYDDEQYLFQSLRVGASGYLLKSISSDDLIRQLESVRNGETAIDPGLAARAVDTASRLQRDEFWPGARQGLTQRESEILSFMVTGLSNRGIANKLVIGDETVKSHLRSIYRKLGVSDRTSAVATALREGIYQ
- a CDS encoding GAF domain-containing sensor histidine kinase, which gives rise to MALLRELIQAASSGPGVEPLAAAAARMITDATGTDVCFVYVLDDTDRSLTLAGATPPFDRQVGQIRLPLGSGISGWVASHREPVVITERKESDPRYLRVDDLDDSNFTSMVSVPMETDPGGLVGELTVHTVKRREFTSGDVELLLVIGRLIAGALHQARLHRQLVVRERTHENFVEQVIEAQEIERRRLAGDIHDGISQRLITLSYRLDAAARAVGNDPAEASVQLEAARELVVLTLQEARAAIGGLRPPVLDDLGLAGGLASLARAIPQIQLDVDLADTRLPEHIELALYRIAQECLQNVVKHANASLARLVFAVDDDTARLEIIDDGIGFDTFEHPLGNDETRGYGLLSMSERAELVGGRLHIRSRPGSGTSVTAAIPLPPMRA
- a CDS encoding phosphoribulokinase translates to MPEKSFRIGRASGERHRPVMLAVAGDSGAGKTTVTSGVVEALGRDRCVSISTDDYQRFDREERRDKPFTSLHPDCSYVAILEQHLQLLATGQPVLKPVYEHSTGRRMRPALVEPNDFIIVHGVLPLHSKLARACFDVAVFLDTPEDVRRDWKMKRDTALWGCCPDQVTAEIEASQAEYVQFIEPQRAHADIVVGFAPIPSRADPPETPLSVEVLLRPTIRQPDLTDILRPDLTHTAHLRLGRDTDGRPVDSLHIHGYATPEENAAAEKIFWHALGDPSTDVPACLGLISPGVRSTPLAMTQILLLHHVIHGPR
- the tkt gene encoding transketolase produces the protein MSLAQSAAGSLEALTEEVDRLAVTTLRFLAADAVQSANSGHPGLPLGAAPAAWVLWSRHLRHDPADPQWPDRDRFVLSAGHGSALLYALLHVFGYDLSLAELEQFRQLGSRTPGHPEYGVTPGVETTTGPLGQGLANAVGMALAERMLAARCNTGEHRVVDHRTWVLAGDGDLMEGISHEAASLAGRLGLGRLTVIFDDNNVTIDGPADVSCADDAIGRFAAYGWHTLSVDDGNDVASIDRALAEARAVESAPTFIKVRTTIGYGAPGLEGTSKVHGSPLGVETIAAMRDNADWPATAFYVPGNLRSAMAVLAAEGAAARTEWVRAYANWAADHPQLAVDFPLNRVPSPPGTEVLAPLIDAAPTGRLATRQASGAALNALAPEYPALVGGSADLAASTNTAIPGGQVSAGDYAGRTINFGIREHAMAAVMNGMSVHGGLRPFGSTFLVFSDYLRPALRLSALMEQPVVYVFTHDSIYVGEDGPTHQPIEQIESMRLIPGLTVLRPADAAETALAWDIALRNLSGPTALVLTRQNLPALSGDLSSVRERGFRVVRDAKNDPAVLIAASGSEVSLALDAAELLAARGVDAAVISVMWRERLQMALSGDPCLWQDVPVVWAEAGVATGWRAIARDRDEVVGLSRFGESGPGPQVAAHLGLTPTAIANAAFTALGYTPSWE
- a CDS encoding BlaI/MecI/CopY family transcriptional regulator, which gives rise to MVVPNWMPRWKLLGQLERRVMEQLWSSSEPQTVRQVHAALSMSRDLAYTTAMTVLRRLADKGLVLQQRDDRAHRYVAVRSRDELVAELMLDVFDQLADSGDRRAVLVQFVESVRTEDAHALQSALDELEIRHASAGAGSPR
- the rpe gene encoding ribulose-phosphate 3-epimerase, whose protein sequence is MNTRVPTLVASVLPADFSDLGHEVRQLEKAGVDRIQWDVMDGRFVPNLTFGPDVIAANRDHVSMGFEAHLMVEDPDPMLHRWIEAGCELVIVHAEATRHLHRTLAAIADLGARAGVALNPATPLEAVTNVLDLVDLLLVMTVNPGFGGQRYLATMESKISAARSEIDRRGLDIELEVDGGITAATIGAAARAGSDVFCAGSALLTGQGDLADRAEALRAAAVAEMEKR